The Pocillopora verrucosa isolate sample1 chromosome 14, ASM3666991v2, whole genome shotgun sequence genome has a segment encoding these proteins:
- the LOC136278063 gene encoding uncharacterized protein, with the protein MPVCNFKCLTNKEIIHKGAYGAVFTADWQTLPGAGGKSAAAEKVVAKKLLDEDIPDKKTFVKEGRIIQELKHPNIVKFKGICNNPFALILGYVYFDFQPFGFESKVSFLAEFLGVLECSDCDGFVTPQVISIIFKDVALGLKHLRVKNVAHRDLKPANILATNQYYC; encoded by the coding sequence ATGCCAGTCTGTAATTTCAAGTGTTTGacaaacaaggaaatcattCATAAGGGTGCGTATGGTGCTGTGTTCACTGCTGACTGGCAGACTCTTCCTGGTGCGGGTGGGAAATCGGCCGCTGCGGAGAAAGTCGTCGCTAAGAAATTGCTCGACGAGGACATACCGGATAAGAAAACGTTTGTAAAGGAAGGAAGAATCATTCAAGAGTTGAAACATCCAAACATTGTGAAGTTCAAGGGAATCTGCAATAATCCGTTTGCCCTCATTCTCGGATATGTGTATTTCGATTTCCAACCATTCGGTTTCGAGTCAAAAGTTAGCTTCCTTGCAGAATTTCTTGGTGTTCTTGAGTGCTCCGATTGCGACGGTTTCGTCACCCCTCAAGTCATCTCCATCATTTTCAAGGACGTAGCACTGGGTCTTAAACATCTACGCGTCAAAAATGTCGCCCATCGTGATTTAAAGCCGGCTAACATCTTGGCCACCAATCAATACTACTGTTAA